A window of Metopolophium dirhodum isolate CAU chromosome 6, ASM1992520v1, whole genome shotgun sequence genomic DNA:
tccaagcaaagaattcgtttcatatattatcaacgaattgaaaaatgaaataagaacatttatatgggataaattcaattttataaaaacttattagaaaaaaattaaatacaattaaataaaggtaatttttttttttatatttctatttttttacgtacccattgtgttcgatactataacttcagtcttcagttatagaaaacaacacttgccaatatggaattactgtcgaatttttttattttaaaataataaatagcatctgatcgactgatgtgctataatgaaactcaaaatataacgaatacactacctatacacttatataaattctattttatattcgtttaaagtggacttttaatttttctggccattttattaagctttgtaatataagtgcattaaatcgtatttttaaggcatttttcttatttttaatgcatttaaatccacgtcctatttataacttaacgttattttgtatataccaatcgattagtgtacacaataaaaaatataatattattgatgggttaataggttgataactattatgtaggtaggtacagttttgtacgttcaatgtatcgttcttaattcataaagaagctaaatgagtcaaatgattttgtcaaggggtgggggggaggttatggctgattttttaacatgcactatttcaagggctcttgaCCTAAGGGgtgcaccactctaaggaggagtgacaaaatttcgtaaggggggggggggggggggacgtgaaaatgttaaaaaaaaacacgaatttatttagttattttgttatttaggtaatacatattaattaataggtatttcttaaattttttttattacctacctaacaaaataagataatacataatgattaatgttatttaatatgatttgtaagtacatagcagattatacctatcacttggtgacgattatttttgttttatacgttcttcgtaattcagttccgtcacgatagttttagttttcgttaaatgtgaaacatacattttctatgcatacgggatacgggcattaaatatttgggttttaagagaacaacTCAAacgaaaatctgttaactaagtaacgtagaagcatatacgtttactactgcctaccaaaggcgcaatgtataataataataaattataccccagtccgaacaatccaaacgctgtcttactcgtagtcgagttctagttgataactgacttgtgaataaatgtaatttttgttaggtataaaaataaaaattataaatccttgaatacaacatttaaaaatacaaactctgtgtaataaaaattaatattaggtatttattggtaggtttatataatatctgtagactgtaacgcataggtcattagaatattgtagaacattttactgcataagatgcgtgttatttcagaaatggtattcgtcagtgaacattttcaaactgggaataatatatcataagcagattgaaatgtgtgaacgtttcagtgttacgaagactaagtttcgtagcagattttgattccgtcacggggtatgtattttcttatttctcagtaggtttttttttattatagttaattgttcaggggatgtattgcccgaaaattttcaatatttgtattgtaactatactggtataacactattcgggctatcaataaagtcgtgttcaaaattagaaaattggtgaggtatgatatttttttaagcaattctttcgagtagggaattcgctcaatgatatttaaatattttcaccgataatcaagtacgatgacttgtaggtaactagagactgagtgaataggaattaggaagtgtgtgatatggtgaagataaggaaatgggtcaacaggatttcagaatgtttggtgtatggaagggaaagatgaaaaagaaatgtaaggttagggtaggtaagtggagtgagagtagcagatatgagaataataagtaaggtgttaaggtacaaaagaggatagaataagaaattaattaattaagggtagtgtacatattgcagtgaaaacaagagagaataggtttaggtggttcggtcactgtatgataagagatagtgagagtggctatagaagttaatttaggggagaaatgatggacgagaagactgaagaagagatggatagacagaataccgatcatatggaggtgtggaatgagagtggctgaacctgtatatagctgtgagagacgggggaagaaaaagtgtaaaggtagaatagttatgttaacaatgccgaatacgtaggaaaagatcttgaattgcaaaggccttattgactctttggcttcaactaaccataagTTTACCTAattaaccttcttatgactcattaggacactttgaataataaGATCCTGAGATGCAGGTTGccaaacttaagtgtttgattatcaagttgatcctttgattgttgacaccttaatccatgctatggatgaagcccatagataataaagatatggatagtccatgcctatgttaaatacatttgaggccgcgttcccggacgggaaggcaattgaggcttctttatattgatagtcgatagtcgatactcgatataagtatactttatttggcctcaatttattgttcccctcgaagaccgctaataaaaccattatgtcctatccatatctttattatctatgatggagccatacccagctcactcgtgtaaacttgttcccggttgggatgtcagcgcactatttgtttcccatctttgacccacgcgtagcatagcaaatgtacgattaagaaaacactaaaatgtttgggtcagagagagaaataaatggtgcgctaaaaatctgacatcctcttagtgttatcaagtagaagaagcagttgattgttgacaatttgacatttaacattaactgtggtaggtattatgattggaagtaaaagtaattagcagggctgtgaatttaatgcaatgaaaaagtgttaaatatttgcctgcatgtatgcactaaaaacagacaaatatatgcactgaaatattcaaaagtatgcacttaaaattcaaaaaaatactgaatgaaaacgtttttattaacatttttttaaattaataaattataattcaaattggtttacaaaaaaaattctttatttacacacttggtaggtaggtaacggatgaaccgaaaatataaaaacattttaagaaaataagcataaatacgaagaaatcatgaaaacatgcaattatattaactaaccaaaaaaaaaaacgcatattggtaacggtgttgtaataatagggatctcccaaaaaaaatacgtactaatagttcaaacaaatcataaaggcTAACtgcaataaatattgatttatgaaaaagtatattaaaaagcattattattataaatgaaacaaaactatgaactatggaccgtgacataatataggtatttctatatatttagctccataatttctgttaaaatattaggaaaatgtattaagcaccgtaaaagtgctaaatttgagctattacttaaaattttatattcataacaaattatcatagaaagttaggtactgttattccacatacttattatagtttaatttaactacaacattctagtagagtctgataaaattctgatttaaatactaaactacgggtctgaaatttagtttatatacctagatataaataatccaaaacatatattgcttcaaaatataaaaataaaatgtcttgtaCTACTAcagtagtaggtaggtaactttcaaaaaaaaaactaaaaaaaatcatacttgaaatctatgtataatatacgtatattgtaataaatgttcaaatgtttactatagtacattataaaaaattaacttaagttcaatataatacattataacaggtgttcaaataaccatttcatactaaaaatgttgttaattcacacagtctctcttcaattttaaattttttttcaaatcatctaaaaaatataaatgtttagtaaattggaagacttgattaagtatttaaccaTTTATccaaaagagatgtgccgggtcgccacattagtatatcgaggggccatggtgcaagtgtcgtccataaatatcataaaatatattatattagaaatacaaacttaatatttcactaacagtaaatattataaaaaaatattacgaaatgtcctatactcatattatattatgattgtattagttacaaactctcgAATTAAgcgttatgtttgaggatttaattaatttcctaaaaggaaattcCTCAAGCttgcctcagtaagttgagggaccgtagttaaagtgccgtccaccaataaatgaccctaaaaaaaaacgattaattcaaatatagaaggtacttatatcatatacttttatcaaagtatgattgtgttagccacagtcttgtgtaaattatattgtcttatgttttcccaatctaataatacaaaatactgaaaattaatgaaatcaaaaatattagtaggtacaatagagagactgtgcattgatttacaaatttgtcttaaatgtactttttgcatagagaataatatgaaggtgggctgggcttagacgctgataattcattaatagagacgcgttgatcgcttttatgtgcttcaaatcaatggcgtagccaggatttctaaggtgggggggggggggggggcaaaaaaaatcttataaaaattaaatttttactgttttcattataaaaaataattgagataATTCGTATACTTATTATGTGACCACATAAAACACTAAATACATCCGGctgaaattaacaaaatatttaacaactttttatttataataatttattgcaaacaacttaataaatagaaggtaaatatatttaatactattattatgtccaaTCTACAACTTTCATCCTCCTAggagatttatttataaatgcagtCATTATATCTTTTTCTACGTTTTCATATTCCAATTCATCTTTATTTATTGTAGCTAAGGCCAAACCATTCAACCTTTCTTCATTCATTGTAGctcttaaatatgttttcagtCTTTTAAGAACTGAAAATGTACGTTCTGGAGTAGCGGATGTTACAGGCAGAGTAGCAAATAATTGAAGAATCTTCTTTATATTTAGAAAAAGCTCTGTGCAGTGTTGAATTGCTTCTACAGCAGTCTCTGGTAAATTTTCTCTCAATTGCCATTGATTTCTCCGTATGAATAACTCGGCTTTCAAACATGTATTCATACTAACTAAAAAGTCATCCTCGTAAATAGATGCAGCAGCTAAGATTGCTTGGTCATCATAATGTGACAAATTAGATGGTATGAGTCCTTCTAGTGGTATAATTGTTTCTAGTATTTTATCAAATCTTGAATGCAACTGTAAGATTAAATTATCAAGAAAtggtataaatattactattttataatattcctcTGCGTCTTTGGCATTGACATTGTTTCGGGCAGTTTGTCTCCCACAGATTCGAGGCATGCGTATTTCAATTTCAAGTTCAGAAGCTATTGTggtaacatttttcattatttcctTAAAGGATTTATCAGCATCTTCTCGAATGGCTTCTAAAGCTTCTCTAACAATCATAACATCATTTAAAGCTTTAGATAGGTCTTGCTGTTTACTTTGTAGTACTtgacttaattgtattatatatgagAAGCAAGTTACAGCTACTTCCAGAGAGATAAGGAAATCACTCTTAGTTATAGCACTCACATATAACGACGCTTTGGTTGACGTTTCAGGATTTGTATCATATTTCTCAAGATGTTCTAGAgtagaaattatataaatgtacagttCTTTGAATGTTATAAGTGAATCATGTCGATCAACCCATCGTGTTTcacaaagtttttttaattttgtttttttttgtattatgaccacttttattagaattacttgcatcaatgaaatgttttaatttatccatACGTTTCgctgaataagaaaaaaatgtaacaactgTACCAATTATAccgttcatatttttaattgaagatACCTCGCATGCCTTTGAGAGACAGAGGTTTAAAGAATGACTAAAACAGTGGGTTACTGGGTAGCCGACGATATATAAAATTCACTGCTGATCGCCTAGACCAGTGGTGGCCAAACTTTTTTTACCTCgggccagaaaaaaaaaatttttaccgcgggccataaaaattttttttacttttaagtaatcagaattttaggtataggtacataatttcatatttaacgacgtttttattgtacataataattttaatgtctttatttaatacttaacttaataattactacaaatgaaaaaaaattaaatcggcttacattttcaaaaattatttttaaataaattattaactttttttttttttctgtttataaccgacggcgccgcgggaactgctttcgcattactgccgcggcgccgccatcgtttattatacataaagttaatacaatttatataatgttttacacctgttttttttttttttttttgggtccCCTGAGGGcgcacatttaaattaattttattacattttatcggGTGAGGAATAACATTTTGGCTGAAGGCCTGCTGATTTCGTTTGTCTGTTCTCGACCCAGCTTCGCTGCCAGCCAGTCTTGACTTCTCGTTCGTCGCGTCTTCTCCTTGAGCTGTTGTGGAGTTCGCGTGTCGCCGTTGTTGGTTTCCTagttttccttctgtttcctccgtgTGTCTTGCTACTGCTGCTCGGTGCGTATTGGGTCCCCGGTCGGCGGAGACTTGAGGCGTTCGGCCCGAGGAAAGGCGCTCACCCGGACGGTGACCAAGCCGTGCTGTGGGTGTCCTACTAATGCCCAAGGGCACAATTGCCGCTGTgggcagtttcggatgatgGTACTGTGGCGCTGGGCGATCTAACCGTTTGGTCCCCGCTTCCCGGTTGTCTTCGCATCGAGCCTTCGGTCtgttgtcggtggttggagggcgatgttggccctctggtcgctggtgttgacccgccggtgttcggttttatacagttttccttctgtttcctccgtgTCTCTTGCTGCGTGCTGCTCGGTGCGTTGAGTTCCCGGTCGGCGGAGACTTGAGGCGTTCGACCCGAGCGCCCTTCCACATCAATCGCGATCACCCGGACGGTGACCAAGCCGTGCTGTGGGTGTCCTACTAATGCCCAAGGGCACAATTGCCGCTGTGGGCAGTTTTGGATGATGGTACTGAGGCGCTGGGCGATCTAACCGTTTGGTCCCCGCTTCCCGGTTGTCTTCGCGTCGAGCCTTCGGTCGgttgtcggtggttggagggcgatgttggccctctGGTCACTGGTGTTGATccgccggtgttcggttttatacagtttgccttctgtgcctcccccgttggccggaaccggaattccgtttccagtcggcaccgcgtggaggtgggggtaggactctgccgacctaaataaattattaactacacatataaaaataaatataaaataggtatacaaaatatcgttttacacttacaaaacatattttaaaatgtattaatttgactGATTACGACTGATCACGATGGCTGTAGAAACTACAATGTAGATAAAATTGGTCGCGCAACGAGCACATTAATATTActcgttgtaggtacctacattgatgtttctacgaaaataagataagataagataatgttatttataatatgtttatagaatatatactgtattttcaatttttttttttttttcgtaaatgtaaaatattatagttctttCGCGGGCCAGATATTAAATGATGTTGTGCCGGAGTTGGCCCGCGGGCCGTAGTTTGGCCACTACTGGCCTAGACAAAACGATTGGTAACATTAGACGTGTTAGTAAGTGGTGATACCACGACGTATCACCACACTCACGTTTGTAACCGAATAGGTACAACTACAGCGacacagatatatataataaacaaaatttaagaaGACCATCATAAATCGTGATAATGAATAACATTTCtacttttttaatactatgGACGTGctgatataaaaacaaaaataatgaaaaaaaaaaaacacggtcGATGGGGGGGGGGCATGGCCCCTCTGCCCTCCCCcttggctacgccactgcttcaaattgtttacacgagtgagctgggtatggctccatcatagataataaagataacataatggtcttatcagcggtcttcgaggggaacaattgaggccaaataaagtatacctatctCGAGTATCGACtttcaatataaaggagcctcaattgccttccgcgggaacgcgtcctaaaatgtatttaacataggcgtggactatccatatctttattatctatggacttcatccatagcatggattaaggtgtcaacaatctaaggatcaacttgataatcaaacacttaagttcagcaacctgcaaatcaggatctgTTTATTCAatgtgtcctaataagtcataagaaggttagttaggtaaacctacggttagttgaagctatggtaatgatagacgactaccatcaccggtcgtgagctttgcgacgatcttttcctactaactatcaaggtaattgatattgtaaacataacaatgaaaggaaatatttaaatattattaatttggttaggttaggttaggttaggatagggcaggaaattagatgttaactaattatcatagtttttaacacggtcttaaagactgtcagcaagagttgtaccagtatagttattaaaaacttcaatacagccaacattaaataatgatttttttaccacaacaaattataaaatgtattataaaatataacaaaatattattttatcagggttttataaggttttcaatacgtatgagtttttgtaaatagaaaatgtataaaatcaatagttttaatttaatatatggttttgtgttttaatatcctattgtcaaagaattctcagggtttcctttccacatatttttacattgtactaaatctaatttttttccgcacatatttacaaagactaaaacagatatctgactatgtttttatttgcatttagactttatagtttgtaatataatattgactgtagacccaccaaacacaatattattttaaattaaacattttatgtccttcataaattacaatcacaaagtagagtccgtgcaggaccttttctcatttaatttctttgcatcccttataatttacattcatttttatacattttctaatacatatattaccgtgatacacctctgatcataataactgttcgcattattataatgtaaagaacagctagtttttggattgtagttaatgtgtattgcagtatttagcttccagcgtattcttttgtttagtgttatttcacccagatttctcaaacaatttttttttcacttcattgatctctagtagatttttttgtataaatatttttcaagattaaccggctatacctgggagtacgccgagtacctgtgtacataatatataatttgaaaagagac
This region includes:
- the LOC132946981 gene encoding 52 kDa repressor of the inhibitor of the protein kinase-like, producing MQVILIKVVIIQKKTKLKKLCETRWVDRHDSLITFKELYIYIISTLEHLEKYDTNPETSTKASLYVSAITKSDFLISLEVAVTCFSYIIQLSQVLQSKQQDLSKALNDVMIVREALEAIREDADKSFKEIMKNVTTIASELEIEIRMPRICGRQTARNNVNAKDAEEYYKIVIFIPFLDNLILQLHSRFDKILETIIPLEGLIPSNLSHYDDQAILAAASIYEDDFLVSMNTCLKAELFIRRNQWQLRENLPETAVEAIQHCTELFLNIKKILQLFATLPVTSATPERTFSVLKRLKTYLRATMNEERLNGLALATINKDELEYENVEKDIMTAFINKSPRRMKVVDWT